A section of the Pedobacter sp. HDW13 genome encodes:
- a CDS encoding alpha/beta hydrolase, which produces MKTLKSKTIVLVHGLFVNNKSWENWKTFFETKGYTVYAPANPSHNGNPEALRKNIDPNLTQVNFVDVVNNLVQFIDALPEQPILIGHSLGGLTVQKLMDLGKGEAGVMIDGAPPQGVIPYEWSFWKSNFTVVNPFKGNSVFMPTKAWFHYTFGNTLPRVESDKVFDEFVVPESRAIAWGTLKSYAKIDFKKAHQPLLFIAGEKDHIMPASLNKRNYEAYKNQDSHRVTDFKMFNGRSHFICGEEGWEEVATYIYNWIKN; this is translated from the coding sequence ATGAAAACTTTAAAATCAAAAACAATCGTATTGGTACATGGTCTGTTTGTAAACAACAAAAGCTGGGAAAACTGGAAAACTTTCTTCGAAACCAAAGGGTACACCGTTTATGCACCTGCCAATCCATCTCATAACGGCAATCCCGAAGCGTTAAGAAAAAACATCGACCCTAATTTAACCCAGGTAAATTTTGTTGATGTGGTAAATAACCTCGTTCAGTTTATAGATGCCTTACCCGAACAACCAATTCTGATTGGCCATTCCTTAGGCGGTTTAACTGTTCAGAAATTAATGGACCTCGGTAAAGGCGAAGCAGGCGTAATGATTGATGGCGCTCCTCCACAAGGTGTTATTCCATACGAATGGAGTTTTTGGAAATCTAATTTTACAGTGGTTAACCCATTTAAAGGCAACTCCGTTTTTATGCCAACTAAAGCCTGGTTTCATTATACATTTGGTAATACCTTGCCAAGAGTAGAATCGGATAAAGTATTTGATGAATTTGTAGTTCCCGAAAGCAGGGCAATTGCCTGGGGAACATTAAAAAGCTATGCTAAAATTGATTTTAAAAAGGCCCATCAGCCACTGTTATTCATTGCCGGCGAGAAAGATCATATTATGCCAGCCAGTTTAAATAAACGAAACTATGAAGCCTATAAAAACCAGGATAGCCATAGGGTAACTGATTTTAAAATGTTTAACGGCAGGAGCCATTTTATTTGTGGTGAGGAGGGCTGGGAAGAAGTAGCAACCTATATTTACAATTGGATTAAAAACTAG
- a CDS encoding Crp/Fnr family transcriptional regulator — MQEIDVVAYAFSQFAKMDSAAFELSKLNWKIKRYKKGEFYNEHRTVCKFLGFIIDGVFRSYVVDEKSGEEKNVFLYSGNQFVVTFKSFINQQPCDYHTQAMTDALVVYIHIDDLLQLYQQSHQWETFGRLLAQEAFNIAMDRAESFVFKTPEQRYLDLIKYHPQIFNNIPLYHISSYLGIQGPSLSRIRKRLTGK; from the coding sequence ATGCAAGAAATAGATGTTGTTGCGTATGCCTTTTCTCAATTTGCTAAAATGGACAGTGCGGCCTTCGAACTATCAAAACTCAACTGGAAAATAAAACGATATAAAAAAGGCGAATTTTACAATGAGCATAGAACAGTTTGCAAATTTCTGGGCTTTATAATAGATGGTGTATTCCGTTCTTATGTGGTTGACGAAAAAAGTGGTGAAGAAAAAAATGTATTTCTCTATTCGGGCAATCAGTTTGTAGTCACTTTTAAAAGTTTTATTAATCAGCAACCCTGCGATTACCACACGCAGGCCATGACCGATGCATTGGTCGTATATATCCACATTGATGATTTACTACAGCTTTACCAGCAGTCGCACCAGTGGGAAACCTTTGGGAGGCTTTTGGCACAAGAAGCTTTTAATATTGCCATGGATAGGGCAGAGAGTTTTGTGTTTAAAACGCCCGAGCAGCGTTATCTTGATCTGATTAAGTACCACCCACAGATTTTTAACAATATTCCGCTCTATCACATTTCTTCTTATTTAGGCATTCAGGGGCCATCATTAAGCAGGATAAGAAAAAGACTTACCGGTAAATAA